The genomic region ATAAAGAGCTTTCAGATTGTTTTCTTTTCGTGGTAGGCGAAGGCCCTCTCAAAAACGAGCTTAAAGCCCTGGCCAAAAAGCTTGGCCTTTTTTCACGGGTAGCTTTTACCGGCTATCGTGAAGACCGCTTGAACTTTTTACGCGGTTTTGATGTCTTCGTATTGCCTTCTCGTCTGGAGGGAATCCCCCGTTGCCTTATGGAAGCCATGGGTATGGGGAAACCGGTAGTGGCCTCAGCCATTGAGGGCGTGATGGATTTAATCCCTGAAGACGGTGAAGGTGGCCTGCTCTTTCCAGTGAAGGACGCACACGCTTTAGCCCAAAAAATCGCCATTTTCAAGGGAGACCAAAAGCTCAGGGAAAATATAAGCCAAAAAGCCCGCCAGATTGTAGCGGAAAAGTTTTCCGCCGAGCGCATGGCCAGGGAATACGAAGCCCTTTACCAGAGCCTCTTTTCTTAAGGGGGAGTAGAGACATCGCTGACATAAGTCGCCAGGACGAAGGCCTCTAGCTGTCGCGGCGAGGCCTCGTTAGAGGCCGAAGCAGAGATCCCTTCACTTCGCTCGGAGTGACATAATAGTAGCTGGCTAATGGCTAATAGCTGATGGCTAATCACTTTTCACTTGCGAACCCAGATAGCAAAGCAATCTCCCCTTGCCATCATTATCCCACGTTGTCACGGCAAGCCCGTATAAGTAGTCTCGCAAATAAAGCATACAAAGGACTTTTACCAGCCGATTTCGGAAAATAGCTTTTCCAGGTAGGCAAGGCCTGGTATTACGTCTTCAGGGCGATGGGCCTCGTAAGTCACCAGGGGTTTTATCCCCTTCTTGGCCAGTTGAGCAAACATGTTTTTAAAAGGGATTTTTCCCTGGCCAGGGGGCAGGTGATCGTCCCAGGTGCCATCGTTGTCATGCACGTGGAGCTCAAAAAGGCGCTGGCCAAAAGCCTCAACCCAGGGCTCCCAGGAAGACTTGGCAAAGGCCAGAGCATGGCCAGCATCAAAGCAATAGCCCAGGTTTGGCGAAGCAATCTTTTCTACAACATCTGTTAACCAGCTTGGGTCAGGCTCAAGCACGTTTTCTACCGCCAGTTTAAGTTTTAAATTCTCAGCTTCGCCAGCCAGCGAAATAAAACTTTCTCTAACGGCCTCCTGCCATTTCTCCCGGCGCTCAAGGTGATAGGCCGGGCTGTAACCGGTGTGCAAGACCACTACTTCAGGCCCAAAAAGAGCCGCCACTTTGAGGGCTTCTTTCAGGCGTTTCACCGTTGCGTTTTTTATGGCGCTATCAAGCGCTCCCAGAGAAAGGTCCCTAAAAGGACTGTGAACGCTGCACTTTACCTGATGTTCTTTGAGTATTCTTGCCGCGGCTTCAAAGTCCTCAAAAGAAAATAGATCAAGGGCTCCGTCGTCAAGGCCTACTTCAAGGCTTAAGCCCTGCTCAAGGGCCAAGGGTAGATATTTTTCAAATAGAACAACAGGAAGGGCAAGATGCACCTCTTTTTTAATCTTTTCTGAGATCACAAGGCCTCCTGGTAAAAAGCCGCTATGGCCGCAGCTATCTTTTCCTGGTCCTCTTTTGAAAGGAAAGGATGCATGGGCAGGGAAATTACCTCTTGCGCAAGCCTTTCCGCCTCTCGCAATTCGCCCTGAGCATAGCCAAGGTCTTCAAAAGCTGGCTGTAAGTGAAGTGGCCGAGGGTAGTGAATAGCCGTAGGGATCCCTTTTTCAGATAAAAAATTTGCCAGCTCATCTCTTTTGGTCACGCGCAAGGTAAACTGGGCATAAACCGAATAGCATTCTTCGGGAACCTGTTGAAACTCAACTGGCAAATCTTTTAAAAGCTCACGATATCTTTTAGCCACTTCCTGGCGCAGCTCTAATTCGCGAGAGAAGTGTTTAAACTTTACCAGAAGAAGGGCGGCCTGGAGGGTATCAAGCCGCGCGTTTAAGCCCTGGTGTTGATGAAGATAACGTTCTGTCTGGCCGTGCACCCGAAGGGCCTTTATTTTTTGGGCAAGGCCCTCGTCATCAGTAAAGACCATGCCAGCGTCTCCGTAAGCCCCAAGAGGCTTGGCCGGGAAAAAAGAGGTAGCTGAGGCCACGCCAAAACTCCCTGACCTGCGCCCGGCACACTCAGCTCCTAAAGACTGGCAGGCATCTTCTATAAGCCAGAGCCCTTCCCTATCGCAAAAAGTTTCAAGCTCTGGTAAGTAAGCCGGAAGGCCAAAGAGGCTTACAGCTACCACTGCTCGCACTTGATAGCCTTTTTGGCGAGCTTTTTCCAGGGCCTCTGAAACGGTCTCAGGGGTGAGGAGAAAAGTTTCAGGATCTATATCCGCAAAGATGACCCTTGCGCCAACACGTCTTATTACCTCAGCCGTAGCCACAAAAGTAAAAGGAGTGGTAATAACGGCGTCTTGGGGGCCAAGTTCAAGGGCTTTGAGGATTAACAAAAGGGCATCTGTGCCTGAAGAAGTGCCTATAGCGTATTTAGTGCCCACAAACGAGGCCAGTTTTTCTTCAAGCTCTTTTACCTCAGGGCCAAGAATGTAGCGCCCGCTTCTTAAAACTCTTAAAGCCGCTTCTTCTAACTCTTCCTGATACAGGCGATATTGCTTTTTCAGGTCAATAAATTCCATGGCCTCATAATTTACTACCTGGGAAAAATTTTTCTAGAAAATTTTCTGCTAGGCCCAATAATCTGACTCTTTGTGGTGTTTGGGATAGGTTGGAAGAAAAGCTCTTTGGAAAAAGAAGAGAGGACCACAATAGCCGAAGGAAGCTAAACCGCACCTTCTCTTTTGAGAACTACTTTTATAGTTTTGACAAGAATAATGAAATCTAACCACAAACTCCAGTTAAGTACATACCAAACGTCCATTTTTAGCCGGTCTTTAAAAGTCAAATTATTTCTTCCACTAACCTGCCATAATCCAGTTATACCTGGTCTAGTCAGAAGAATCAGACTTTGATATTGGGCTAGATTTTCTTTTTCTCTTGGTAAGTATGGCCTCGGTCCGACCAAAGACATATCTCCCTTAATAACATTAAAAATTTGGGGTAATTCATCTAAAGAAGTTTTTCTTAAAAATTTACCCACTCTAGTTACCCTCGGGTCAAAAGTTTTTAATTTTTTAAATAAAATCCACTCCTCACGTGCTTCCGGGTTTTTTAACAAATATTCTTCTAACATCTGATCGGCATTCTCATACATACTACGAAATTTGTACACTTTTATAGGTTTACCAAAACGACCTATTCTTTCATGGACAAAAAGAACTGGACCAGGAGAATCTAATTTGATTAGCAATGCAATAACTGCCATTATAGGTAAAAGAATAGGCAAAAGTAAAAAAGACAAAATGCAATCTATCAGTCTTTTAAGTAATCGATTTGTGGGAGACTTTAGATTGTTTTTTACTTTGATAAGAAACAATTTTTCGTTGAAAAGAGTCTGTGTTTCTGTATTTAACATACCAAAATTAGCAAGTTCAGGGATAATACACACTTCTTTCACAAGATTCTGAACGTTGCTAAGAATACTGGAAAGATGACCATTAGGAAAAGCATTACTATTTACAAAAATGGTATCTACTTTTAAAAAAGAAATAAACTTTGTAAGCTGTTTTAATGGAGAATATACCTTTACTCCATTAATTACTTTATTTTGATAAATAACATTATCATCCAACAAACCAACTACTTGATAACCTAAAAAAGAGTCATTAGAAAGAGATTTAATAAGTTTTTCCACTCCTTCAGAAACTCCAAGTATAAGAACTTTTCTTCGATAACGAGTAAAGTGAAAAAGCAAAATTTTAAGAAAGTAACGAAATAACGGAAAAATCAAAAAAGAGGAAACAAACATCAAACCAAGTGCGAGACGGCTTACCTGAGGGCCCAATTTTTTAATAAAAATTAAAGTAAAGATGGCTAAAAAAGCTAATATCAAAGCTCGGAAAATTTCTCTTGTCTCTTCCCAAAAACACAATCTTCGGTCATAAAGACGCTGATATATCATGAAGAGCGGAAAAGGCAGGAATAGCCACCAATTAGCAAAAAT from Thermodesulfatator indicus DSM 15286 harbors:
- a CDS encoding sugar phosphate isomerase/epimerase family protein, with amino-acid sequence MISEKIKKEVHLALPVVLFEKYLPLALEQGLSLEVGLDDGALDLFSFEDFEAAARILKEHQVKCSVHSPFRDLSLGALDSAIKNATVKRLKEALKVAALFGPEVVVLHTGYSPAYHLERREKWQEAVRESFISLAGEAENLKLKLAVENVLEPDPSWLTDVVEKIASPNLGYCFDAGHALAFAKSSWEPWVEAFGQRLFELHVHDNDGTWDDHLPPGQGKIPFKNMFAQLAKKGIKPLVTYEAHRPEDVIPGLAYLEKLFSEIGW
- a CDS encoding DegT/DnrJ/EryC1/StrS family aminotransferase, whose protein sequence is MEFIDLKKQYRLYQEELEEAALRVLRSGRYILGPEVKELEEKLASFVGTKYAIGTSSGTDALLLILKALELGPQDAVITTPFTFVATAEVIRRVGARVIFADIDPETFLLTPETVSEALEKARQKGYQVRAVVAVSLFGLPAYLPELETFCDREGLWLIEDACQSLGAECAGRRSGSFGVASATSFFPAKPLGAYGDAGMVFTDDEGLAQKIKALRVHGQTERYLHQHQGLNARLDTLQAALLLVKFKHFSRELELRQEVAKRYRELLKDLPVEFQQVPEECYSVYAQFTLRVTKRDELANFLSEKGIPTAIHYPRPLHLQPAFEDLGYAQGELREAERLAQEVISLPMHPFLSKEDQEKIAAAIAAFYQEAL
- the wbaP gene encoding undecaprenyl-phosphate galactose phosphotransferase WbaP, whose product is MKGLSLKEEVERYSSSLKGISVSRQQTFPRLADPLDYYLFLFLTDILALFASFFIAIFIRILLGDFFHAIPAYSLSQGFFIFANWWLFLPFPLFMIYQRLYDRRLCFWEETREIFRALILAFLAIFTLIFIKKLGPQVSRLALGLMFVSSFLIFPLFRYFLKILLFHFTRYRRKVLILGVSEGVEKLIKSLSNDSFLGYQVVGLLDDNVIYQNKVINGVKVYSPLKQLTKFISFLKVDTIFVNSNAFPNGHLSSILSNVQNLVKEVCIIPELANFGMLNTETQTLFNEKLFLIKVKNNLKSPTNRLLKRLIDCILSFLLLPILLPIMAVIALLIKLDSPGPVLFVHERIGRFGKPIKVYKFRSMYENADQMLEEYLLKNPEAREEWILFKKLKTFDPRVTRVGKFLRKTSLDELPQIFNVIKGDMSLVGPRPYLPREKENLAQYQSLILLTRPGITGLWQVSGRNNLTFKDRLKMDVWYVLNWSLWLDFIILVKTIKVVLKREGAV